One Limnothrix sp. FACHB-406 genomic region harbors:
- a CDS encoding MEKHLA domain-containing protein has product MSDRVIEIWQDPAVVRHVDRLWASFQQVVGRSLGDLPADLDPIERSRRIFHAPFVVVSHGTEADPIFNYANQRAIELWELSWDEFVQLPSRLSAEPIAREERAKMLEEAADRGYISNYQGVRISKTGRRFRILDGLIWNLVDEAGQPYGQAATFQQIKPVN; this is encoded by the coding sequence GTGAGCGATCGGGTGATCGAAATTTGGCAGGATCCGGCGGTGGTGCGCCATGTCGATCGCCTCTGGGCCAGTTTCCAGCAGGTGGTGGGGCGATCGTTGGGGGATTTACCGGCGGATCTCGACCCGATCGAGCGATCACGTCGGATTTTTCACGCACCTTTTGTGGTGGTGTCCCACGGCACGGAAGCCGACCCGATTTTTAACTATGCCAACCAACGGGCGATCGAGTTGTGGGAGCTGAGTTGGGATGAGTTTGTGCAGTTGCCATCTCGGTTGAGCGCCGAGCCGATCGCCCGAGAAGAGCGAGCCAAAATGTTAGAAGAAGCAGCCGATCGGGGCTATATCAGCAACTATCAAGGGGTACGAATTTCCAAAACCGGTCGTCGATTTCGGATCCTCGATGGTCTGATTTGGAACCTAGTCGATGAAGCGGGTCAACCCTACGGCCAAGCCGCCACATTCCAGCAAATTAAACCAGTCAATTGA
- a CDS encoding nuclear transport factor 2 family protein, translated as MLTQSQAQEFAQEWVAAWNSHDLDRILSHYEEDVVLISPIAARLLGDPTGRVQGKAALRRYFQKGLEVYPNLKFELLDVMWGIESLVLYYINQQGTQSGELMKLSSTGKVSQVIAHYNN; from the coding sequence ATGCTGACTCAATCCCAGGCCCAGGAATTTGCGCAAGAGTGGGTGGCGGCTTGGAATAGCCACGACCTCGATCGCATTTTGAGCCACTACGAGGAAGATGTGGTGTTGATTTCCCCGATCGCGGCTCGGCTCTTGGGTGACCCGACGGGAAGGGTGCAAGGAAAAGCTGCCCTTCGTCGCTATTTCCAAAAGGGGTTGGAAGTCTATCCCAATCTCAAGTTTGAGCTGTTAGATGTGATGTGGGGCATTGAAAGTTTGGTGCTTTACTACATCAATCAACAGGGCACGCAGTCGGGTGAGTTGATGAAACTCAGCAGCACGGGCAAGGTCTCCCAGGTGATCGCTCATTACAACAATTGA
- a CDS encoding DUF2808 domain-containing protein codes for MPFKSFAPASSQPRALSQRWVRRGLAALAALSCSLAVVPAVVAQELPGFTLFGGPRRESQLSFRLDRGRESSWDRYRLRIPAQNLAIAQIAIDYPDYYKGRFDTDRIDVRYKNGGEKVELDRVVWNPENYTIEIYPKEPIPSGKQLEVVLSNVRNPDMGGMYYFNCRILTPGDTPLLRYIGTWLIQIT; via the coding sequence ATGCCCTTTAAGTCTTTTGCCCCGGCTTCGAGTCAGCCGCGTGCCCTGTCGCAGCGTTGGGTGCGTCGCGGTTTGGCAGCCTTGGCCGCGCTGAGTTGCAGCCTGGCAGTTGTGCCGGCAGTGGTGGCGCAGGAGTTGCCTGGATTCACGCTCTTTGGTGGCCCCCGTCGCGAAAGTCAACTGAGCTTCCGGCTCGATCGGGGTCGTGAAAGCTCCTGGGATCGCTACCGGTTGCGGATTCCGGCTCAGAACCTGGCGATCGCCCAAATCGCGATCGACTATCCCGACTATTACAAGGGACGTTTCGACACCGATCGCATTGATGTGCGGTACAAGAACGGTGGCGAGAAGGTTGAGCTAGATCGGGTGGTTTGGAATCCGGAAAACTACACGATCGAGATTTATCCTAAGGAACCGATTCCCTCGGGTAAGCAGCTTGAGGTGGTGCTCAGCAATGTGCGCAACCCGGACATGGGCGGGATGTATTACTTTAACTGCCGGATTTTGACCCCCGGTGACACGCCCTTGCTGCGCTATATCGGTACCTGGCTGATTCAAATTACCTAA
- a CDS encoding rhodanese-related sulfurtransferase, producing the protein MTVVVAALYQFVAVDDWADWRSQWLDRAEALGIRGTLLLAQEGINGTIAGTREAIDQMLVALRSHPALTNLSARESIAPAMPFQRLKIKLKREIVTFNQPVAPTERTGTRVAPTEWNALIADPEVKLIDTRNQFEVAIGSFQGAIDPETQTFTEFPDAVERLLDPQRDRKVAMFCTGGIRCEKASAYLLAQGFEQVYQLEGGILNYLATVDPAESAWQGECFVFDERVALQHGLQPGTYQMCRACGRPVDRNLDICPHCQSSLGDAS; encoded by the coding sequence ATGACGGTGGTGGTGGCCGCGCTCTATCAATTTGTGGCGGTGGATGATTGGGCCGATTGGCGATCGCAGTGGCTCGATCGCGCCGAAGCCTTGGGGATTCGCGGCACGTTGCTGCTGGCCCAAGAAGGGATCAACGGCACGATTGCGGGGACTCGGGAGGCGATCGATCAGATGTTGGTGGCCCTGCGATCGCACCCGGCCCTGACAAATTTGAGCGCGCGCGAGTCGATCGCCCCGGCCATGCCCTTCCAACGGCTAAAAATCAAACTGAAGCGGGAAATTGTCACCTTCAACCAACCGGTGGCCCCCACGGAGCGGACGGGAACCCGCGTGGCTCCGACCGAATGGAACGCGCTGATTGCTGATCCGGAGGTGAAGCTAATCGACACGCGCAACCAATTTGAAGTGGCGATCGGTTCGTTTCAGGGGGCGATCGACCCGGAAACCCAGACCTTCACGGAATTTCCCGACGCGGTGGAACGGTTGCTGGATCCCCAGCGCGATCGCAAGGTGGCCATGTTCTGCACGGGCGGCATCCGCTGCGAGAAGGCTTCGGCCTACCTGTTGGCCCAAGGGTTCGAGCAGGTTTATCAACTGGAGGGCGGCATTCTCAATTACTTAGCCACCGTTGACCCGGCGGAAAGCGCCTGGCAGGGTGAATGCTTTGTGTTTGATGAGCGGGTGGCACTGCAACATGGCTTGCAACCGGGGACGTATCAAATGTGCCGTGCCTGTGGTCGGCCGGTCGATCGCAATCTCGACATCTGTCCCCACTGCCAATCCAGTTTGGGAGATGCCTCGTGA
- a CDS encoding PaeR7I family type II restriction endonuclease → MQNVLQDLDTRLAVAVQRFWQIRSESAQAVRSGKHLDDFRELVASLLITAGVEESCIYWKQDTELPGWFRAEKSWDLLVIINHRLVAAIEFKSQVGSFGNNFNNRTEEALGSATDLWNAYEKGAFYPSPRPWLGYFLLLEDAEAAHRQVSIKEPHFSVFEEFQGASYVARYQQLLIKLIRSRLYDSACFLTAPQMGTESKIYDQPEPELTFRGFMVSLLGRVIAALEL, encoded by the coding sequence ATGCAAAATGTACTCCAAGATCTGGATACTAGGCTGGCGGTTGCTGTTCAACGGTTTTGGCAAATACGATCTGAGTCTGCTCAAGCAGTCCGTTCAGGAAAGCATCTTGATGATTTTCGTGAATTAGTTGCCAGCCTCTTAATCACGGCTGGCGTTGAGGAGAGTTGCATTTACTGGAAACAAGATACAGAGCTGCCAGGGTGGTTTCGCGCAGAAAAAAGTTGGGACTTATTAGTGATTATCAATCATCGGTTGGTTGCTGCGATTGAATTTAAATCCCAGGTTGGGTCTTTTGGGAATAATTTTAACAACCGAACTGAAGAAGCATTGGGTAGTGCAACTGATCTATGGAATGCCTACGAAAAAGGGGCATTCTATCCTTCACCGCGTCCCTGGTTAGGCTATTTTCTTTTGCTTGAAGATGCTGAAGCTGCTCATCGACAAGTTTCAATCAAGGAGCCTCATTTTTCAGTCTTTGAGGAATTTCAAGGTGCTTCCTATGTCGCTCGATATCAGCAACTACTCATCAAGCTAATCCGCTCTCGGTTGTATGATTCTGCTTGCTTTTTAACTGCTCCTCAAATGGGAACAGAATCAAAAATCTATGATCAGCCAGAGCCTGAATTGACGTTTCGAGGGTTTATGGTTTCACTGTTGGGACGAGTCATTGCAGCGCTGGAGCTTTGA
- a CDS encoding CRR6 family NdhI maturation factor, whose amino-acid sequence MTITISIAADHLQTLDLSPIQRAIEPLLASGIAAAEQQVQLTIDLPRDPTDPRELSEIPEVRLWFLRADAVYPWLPFVLDWKAGELGRYAAMLVPHQFHPTDGIQFNPEALELFVMGKIFVLANWLKTQGIGTRSRLQGMAQMLGYDLDESFFDLLDLS is encoded by the coding sequence ATGACAATTACCATTTCGATCGCAGCGGATCATCTCCAAACCCTAGACCTCAGCCCCATCCAACGGGCGATCGAGCCGCTCTTGGCCAGTGGCATTGCCGCCGCCGAACAACAAGTGCAACTCACCATTGACCTGCCCCGCGACCCCACCGACCCCCGCGAGCTGTCGGAAATTCCCGAAGTGCGGCTTTGGTTTCTGCGGGCAGACGCGGTTTATCCTTGGTTGCCCTTTGTTTTGGACTGGAAAGCAGGCGAACTCGGTCGTTATGCGGCCATGCTGGTTCCTCACCAATTCCATCCCACCGACGGAATTCAGTTCAATCCCGAAGCCTTGGAACTATTCGTGATGGGCAAGATTTTTGTATTAGCCAACTGGCTGAAAACCCAAGGAATTGGCACGCGATCGCGGCTTCAGGGCATGGCGCAAATGCTGGGCTACGACCTAGACGAGTCCTTCTTCGACTTGCTGGATTTGAGTTAG
- a CDS encoding HhoA/HhoB/HtrA family serine endopeptidase produces MEFSVMGLGANHQQNPLKRLKQRLKQRLKQRLKQRLKQRLGLIFFGGQTQPSPRSQLQSSPWQPSSWQRAIGAIGLAVLLWAIALGGPIAPAVALVDDSATAQRPAEVAAPRSNSFVTAAVNRVGAAVVRIDTERTVTRRVDPFFNDPLFERFFGDEFFRQMPREQRQRIAGQGSGFIIESDGLLLTNAHVVNRADRVTVTLKDGREFDGRVLGADEVTDLAVVKISPGDERLPVAPLGDSDLVQVGDWAIAVGNPLGLDNTVTLGIVSTLKRSSVQVGIPDKRLDFIQTDAAINPGNSGGPLLNDRGEVIGINTAIRADAMGIGFAIPINKVKSILPLLSKGQAVPHPFLGIQMRTLTPDLARKNNSDPNAAIMLPEVSGVLVVNVIPDSPAARGGLRRGDVIVQIDGTGVTSAEQLQGLVERRRVGQALAMTVRRGDRGGNQQLSVRTGQMQDFADDR; encoded by the coding sequence ATGGAATTTAGCGTTATGGGACTTGGGGCCAATCATCAACAAAACCCACTGAAACGCCTGAAACAACGCCTGAAACAACGCCTGAAACAACGCCTGAAACAACGCCTGAAACAGCGCCTGGGTTTAATATTTTTCGGCGGGCAAACGCAACCATCGCCACGGTCTCAACTGCAATCGTCACCATGGCAACCGTCGTCATGGCAACGGGCGATCGGGGCGATCGGGCTGGCGGTGTTGCTCTGGGCGATCGCCCTGGGGGGCCCAATTGCCCCCGCCGTTGCCCTGGTGGATGACAGCGCCACGGCCCAGCGCCCGGCGGAGGTGGCGGCTCCCCGCAGCAACAGTTTTGTGACGGCGGCTGTGAACCGGGTGGGTGCGGCCGTGGTGCGCATCGACACGGAACGCACCGTGACCCGGCGGGTTGACCCGTTTTTTAACGATCCGCTGTTTGAGCGCTTCTTTGGGGATGAGTTTTTTCGGCAAATGCCCCGAGAACAGCGCCAACGGATTGCGGGGCAAGGCTCCGGCTTCATTATTGAAAGTGATGGTCTGCTGTTGACCAATGCCCATGTGGTGAATCGGGCCGATCGCGTGACCGTGACCCTCAAGGATGGGCGAGAGTTTGATGGGCGCGTGCTGGGGGCCGATGAGGTCACCGATTTGGCGGTGGTGAAAATCAGCCCCGGTGATGAACGGTTGCCGGTGGCTCCCCTGGGCGATTCGGATTTGGTGCAAGTGGGCGATTGGGCGATCGCGGTGGGGAACCCGTTGGGGCTGGACAACACGGTCACCCTGGGCATTGTCAGCACCCTGAAGCGATCGAGCGTGCAGGTGGGCATTCCCGACAAGCGCCTAGACTTCATCCAAACCGACGCGGCCATCAACCCCGGAAACTCCGGCGGCCCGCTGCTGAACGATCGGGGCGAGGTGATTGGCATTAACACCGCCATCCGTGCCGACGCGATGGGGATTGGGTTCGCCATTCCCATCAACAAGGTAAAGAGCATTTTGCCTTTGCTGTCGAAGGGTCAGGCCGTGCCCCATCCGTTCCTGGGCATTCAGATGCGCACCTTGACTCCCGACTTGGCCCGCAAAAACAACAGCGACCCCAACGCCGCCATCATGCTGCCGGAAGTGTCGGGGGTGTTGGTGGTGAATGTGATTCCCGATTCGCCTGCGGCCCGGGGTGGCCTGCGGCGGGGTGATGTGATTGTGCAAATTGATGGCACGGGGGTCACCAGCGCGGAACAGTTGCAAGGACTGGTGGAACGCCGCCGCGTGGGTCAGGCCCTGGCCATGACTGTGCGACGGGGCGATCGGGGTGGCAATCAACAGCTCTCGGTGCGCACTGGACAAATGCAGGATTTTGCGGACGATCGCTAG
- a CDS encoding site-specific DNA-methyltransferase, with the protein MISAPVTSPFNALEEQPKLTSTLLSALGDLSNIQTAIPRIAKDTRLMQLIQEQVADWPSEHHLHLGDARTSLNLPPESVHLILTSPPYWNLKSYNSIQGQMGAIDDYDQFIHELNLVWEQCFQLLAPGGRLICVVGDVCLSRRKNNGRHSVFPLHASIQESCRAIGFDNLSPIIWHKIANASLESKGNGTVFMGKPYEPNGIIKNDIEFVLMQRKPGGYRKVNLTTKLLSIIPETDHRTWFQQIWSDIPGASTRHHPAPYPLELATRLIKMFSFVGDVVLDPFSGTGTTSLAAAQCGRNSIGYEIDPTYLKQSYDRLAQELTSLFSKTTVILHSDC; encoded by the coding sequence ATGATCTCCGCTCCGGTCACCAGCCCTTTCAATGCCTTGGAAGAGCAGCCAAAACTAACTAGCACCTTGCTATCAGCCCTTGGCGATTTGAGTAATATTCAGACTGCCATTCCCAGAATTGCGAAAGACACTCGGCTCATGCAGCTCATCCAAGAGCAGGTTGCTGATTGGCCTAGTGAACATCATCTTCATCTGGGTGATGCCCGAACAAGCCTGAATCTTCCACCCGAAAGTGTCCATCTCATTCTGACTTCGCCGCCCTATTGGAACCTAAAGTCTTACAACTCAATTCAAGGACAAATGGGAGCAATTGACGATTATGATCAATTTATTCATGAACTCAATTTAGTTTGGGAGCAGTGCTTTCAACTACTCGCTCCCGGCGGTCGATTAATTTGCGTTGTGGGTGATGTTTGCTTATCTCGACGGAAAAATAACGGCCGCCATTCCGTATTTCCTCTTCATGCTTCCATTCAAGAAAGTTGCAGAGCAATTGGCTTCGATAATCTTTCTCCCATCATTTGGCACAAAATCGCCAATGCTTCCCTAGAATCAAAGGGAAATGGCACGGTTTTTATGGGTAAACCCTATGAACCCAACGGAATTATCAAAAACGATATTGAATTTGTTTTGATGCAGCGTAAGCCAGGGGGATATCGAAAAGTGAACTTAACAACTAAGTTGCTGAGTATTATTCCAGAAACAGATCACCGCACTTGGTTTCAACAGATCTGGAGTGACATTCCAGGTGCATCAACACGTCATCATCCAGCTCCTTATCCCCTAGAATTAGCCACAAGATTAATTAAAATGTTCTCGTTTGTGGGTGATGTGGTGCTTGATCCTTTTTCTGGCACAGGAACAACATCCCTCGCGGCTGCTCAGTGTGGACGCAATAGCATTGGTTATGAAATTGACCCCACATATCTAAAACAATCCTATGACCGTTTAGCCCAGGAGCTAACGAGCCTGTTCAGCAAAACTACGGTGATCCTGCATTCTGATTGCTAA
- the dtd gene encoding D-aminoacyl-tRNA deacylase yields MRVVIQRVTASRVAIGGETVGQIGRGLNLLVAIAATDTEAELQWMARKCLDLRLFPDPAAAHPRFDLSVSEIGGELLVISQFTLYGDGRKGRRPSFDRSAAPDRAEALYDRFVELLRASGLRVETGRFGAMMQVQIDNDGPVTLILDS; encoded by the coding sequence ATGCGGGTCGTAATTCAACGGGTGACGGCTTCTCGTGTGGCGATCGGGGGGGAAACCGTCGGGCAAATTGGCCGGGGGTTGAACCTGTTGGTGGCGATCGCCGCGACCGATACGGAGGCAGAGTTGCAGTGGATGGCGCGTAAATGTCTGGATTTGCGGCTGTTTCCCGATCCGGCGGCGGCTCATCCTCGGTTTGATTTGTCGGTGAGTGAGATTGGCGGCGAACTGCTGGTGATCAGTCAATTCACGCTCTATGGCGATGGGCGCAAGGGGCGGCGACCCAGTTTCGATCGCTCCGCCGCGCCCGATCGGGCCGAGGCCCTGTACGATCGCTTTGTGGAATTGCTGCGGGCCAGTGGTTTGCGCGTGGAAACCGGCCGGTTTGGCGCAATGATGCAAGTCCAAATCGACAACGATGGCCCAGTGACCTTGATTTTGGATTCCTAG
- a CDS encoding pentapeptide repeat-containing protein, with the protein MLKVHRAIGIALVGAWLSSPALPVRAFSENDLLRLRRTNECSGCDLSEADLSGNSFIGARLVGVNLSKAKLANTDWSGADFTGANLEGVDLSGARLFEAKFQATNLIGATLSGADLTNANLFQAFLSGAKLDRAVLFYANLRNADLTNADLTGADLTLAELNGAKLSGAQLPPGFRL; encoded by the coding sequence ATGTTGAAGGTTCACCGCGCGATCGGCATTGCTCTTGTGGGCGCTTGGTTGAGTAGCCCGGCCCTGCCGGTGCGAGCCTTCTCGGAAAATGATCTGCTGCGATTGCGACGCACCAACGAGTGCAGCGGTTGCGACCTCAGCGAAGCCGACCTGTCGGGCAACAGCTTCATTGGAGCGCGGTTGGTGGGGGTGAATTTATCAAAGGCGAAGTTGGCGAATACGGATTGGTCGGGGGCTGACTTCACGGGGGCGAATTTGGAGGGGGTTGACCTGTCGGGGGCCCGGTTGTTTGAGGCCAAGTTTCAGGCGACAAATCTAATTGGTGCAACCCTTTCCGGGGCTGATTTGACCAATGCCAATCTATTCCAAGCATTTTTGAGTGGGGCCAAGCTCGATCGCGCCGTGTTGTTTTATGCCAATCTCAGGAACGCTGACCTGACCAACGCGGACTTAACCGGCGCAGATTTGACCCTAGCGGAACTGAACGGGGCTAAGTTGAGCGGGGCCCAACTGCCACCGGGTTTTCGACTTTAG